One Leptospira wolbachii serovar Codice str. CDC genomic region harbors:
- a CDS encoding efflux RND transporter permease subunit, with amino-acid sequence MNPLEEIRKGFAGRLAETFLHSRLTPVIAVASLVLGLFAVYLTPKEEEPQISVPMIDIQIPAPGFSPEETERKVTEFVERAVWGLEGVEYVYSTSKWHGSYITVRFKVGEPIEPSLVKIHHKLMEVKNSLPQTTLSPIVKSYSIDDVPFLALSFSAETMNDYELRQLVAPLARELSSTPDLASVQMLGGLKKVVRVKVDPNLLNRYGVTAMEVAMSLKQNDALIPAGKNWSSDSVMDIEVGGVLKKNSDVKRLPVAQRGGRVVRIQDLAVVEEGPEERTRSSALFDKSLGETKRNAVTIVFAKRKGTNVVNLSKDLLERANLFQKDLPKEIPLSVIRDYGSTAEDKSHELIEHLLIATISVTVLIALWMGWRSALVVAIAIPVTLALTLAIYYFLGYTLNRVTLFALIFSIGILVDDAIVVVENIERHLEENPKLGIIRATLVAVSEVGNPTILATFTVIAAILPMAFVRGLMGPYMKPIPVGASLAMILSLIVAFVITPWASIRLLKENHAHAESGTSEPKISKLDQIYIRFMNWLLGFKKNATIFGAVTIGLLFVSMAFVGFKWVKVKMLPFDNKEEFQILLDYESKTTLAQSMAHSEELTKILLKNPNVEKIQIFAGEAAPFSFSGMVKHSFLRNLDSMNDLQVILKNKNDRKESSHEIIESLRADIRKFGDRYGVVTKVLEIPPGPPVMATMVAEVYGPSASVRKQVTEDIYNVFREEPSVVDLDTSLRNGRPKMVYPIDFEKSGLYGIKTSALAYTGSILFSESPLVSLATALEPEEVTVNLSMIQSARGSKNPFQNQNIMSMESGVVSSERVLGNPYKEEDRALFRKNLKPVNYVMSELSGAEEAPVYGMLKLAPKIKYQTQTAEVPWNTREPVIKWDGEWFITYEVFRDLGGAFAVVILLIYVLVLGWFKSYTVPLIIMAPIPISLIGILPGHFVMGAYFTATSMIGFIAGAGIIVRNSIILVDFIEGEIRKGVPLKEAVVHAGVVRFRPMLLTASAVVVGSFVMLFDPIFQGLAISLMFGEIAATILSRFAVPVLYYWFIGKSRQGVIKHG; translated from the coding sequence ATGAATCCATTGGAAGAAATTAGAAAAGGATTTGCAGGAAGGCTTGCTGAAACCTTCCTGCATTCGCGTCTCACTCCCGTCATTGCAGTTGCGAGTCTGGTTCTCGGTTTGTTTGCTGTCTACCTAACACCAAAAGAAGAAGAACCTCAAATTTCTGTTCCAATGATTGATATCCAAATTCCTGCACCTGGATTTTCTCCGGAAGAAACGGAACGTAAAGTCACAGAGTTTGTAGAACGAGCCGTATGGGGTTTGGAAGGAGTTGAATATGTTTATTCCACAAGTAAGTGGCATGGAAGTTATATCACGGTTCGATTCAAAGTGGGAGAACCCATTGAACCATCGCTTGTAAAAATCCACCATAAATTGATGGAGGTAAAGAATTCCCTTCCTCAGACCACCTTAAGTCCCATTGTTAAGTCATATTCCATTGATGATGTTCCGTTCTTAGCCTTGAGTTTCAGTGCAGAAACGATGAACGATTATGAATTACGCCAACTGGTCGCCCCGCTAGCTCGTGAACTGTCCTCCACTCCTGATTTAGCCAGTGTGCAAATGTTAGGCGGTCTTAAGAAAGTGGTTCGAGTCAAAGTGGATCCAAACCTTCTCAACCGTTATGGAGTTACAGCCATGGAAGTGGCGATGAGTTTAAAACAAAACGATGCCCTTATCCCTGCTGGGAAAAATTGGTCCAGTGATTCTGTGATGGATATCGAAGTAGGTGGTGTGCTTAAAAAAAACTCGGATGTCAAACGCCTCCCTGTAGCACAACGCGGGGGGCGAGTGGTTCGTATCCAAGACCTAGCTGTAGTAGAAGAGGGGCCTGAAGAAAGAACTCGCTCTTCTGCTCTCTTTGACAAATCACTTGGGGAAACAAAACGAAATGCTGTAACCATTGTATTTGCCAAACGCAAAGGCACAAACGTTGTCAATTTATCTAAGGATTTATTGGAGAGGGCCAACCTTTTCCAAAAAGATTTACCTAAGGAAATTCCGTTGAGTGTGATCCGTGATTATGGAAGTACAGCTGAAGACAAATCACATGAATTGATTGAACACCTTCTCATTGCGACCATCTCTGTAACAGTTCTTATCGCATTATGGATGGGTTGGCGTTCCGCACTGGTTGTGGCCATTGCTATCCCTGTCACTTTGGCACTTACGTTAGCAATCTACTATTTTTTAGGTTATACACTCAACCGTGTGACTTTGTTTGCTTTGATTTTTTCTATTGGGATCTTAGTGGATGATGCGATTGTGGTGGTAGAAAACATTGAAAGGCATTTGGAGGAGAATCCAAAGTTAGGAATCATTCGTGCCACGCTAGTTGCTGTATCCGAAGTAGGAAATCCGACCATCCTTGCTACCTTTACTGTGATTGCAGCTATTTTGCCTATGGCTTTTGTTAGGGGACTTATGGGTCCTTATATGAAACCCATTCCTGTTGGGGCAAGTCTCGCAATGATCCTTTCTCTCATCGTTGCTTTTGTCATCACTCCTTGGGCTTCCATTCGACTTTTGAAAGAAAATCATGCTCATGCGGAGAGTGGAACCAGTGAACCTAAAATTTCCAAACTAGACCAAATTTATATTCGATTTATGAATTGGTTACTTGGTTTCAAAAAGAATGCAACGATCTTTGGAGCCGTTACGATCGGTTTGTTGTTTGTTTCCATGGCCTTTGTGGGATTTAAGTGGGTAAAGGTAAAGATGTTACCTTTTGACAACAAAGAAGAGTTTCAGATTTTACTTGATTACGAATCAAAGACAACACTGGCCCAAAGTATGGCCCACTCCGAAGAACTGACAAAGATTCTTCTAAAAAATCCCAATGTTGAAAAAATTCAAATCTTTGCCGGTGAGGCAGCTCCTTTTTCCTTCTCTGGTATGGTAAAACATTCCTTTCTTCGAAATCTAGATTCTATGAATGATTTACAAGTCATTCTAAAGAACAAAAACGACCGTAAAGAATCAAGTCATGAAATTATCGAATCACTTAGAGCCGACATACGAAAGTTTGGTGATCGTTATGGAGTTGTAACCAAGGTGTTAGAAATTCCTCCAGGCCCACCGGTGATGGCAACCATGGTAGCAGAAGTGTATGGTCCTTCCGCTTCAGTGCGAAAACAAGTCACCGAGGATATCTACAACGTATTTCGGGAAGAACCAAGTGTTGTGGATTTAGATACATCACTTCGGAATGGCCGTCCAAAGATGGTATATCCGATTGATTTTGAAAAATCTGGACTCTATGGAATTAAAACTTCTGCCTTGGCTTATACAGGTTCGATTCTCTTCTCTGAATCTCCTTTGGTCAGTTTAGCAACGGCTCTGGAACCAGAGGAAGTGACAGTGAATCTTTCAATGATCCAAAGTGCTCGTGGTTCCAAAAATCCATTCCAAAACCAAAACATCATGTCTATGGAATCGGGTGTTGTTTCTTCAGAACGGGTTTTAGGAAATCCATACAAGGAAGAAGATAGGGCTTTATTTCGTAAAAATCTAAAACCAGTGAACTATGTGATGAGTGAACTTTCCGGGGCCGAAGAAGCTCCCGTTTATGGAATGCTGAAACTCGCACCGAAAATCAAATACCAAACACAAACAGCCGAAGTTCCTTGGAATACAAGAGAACCTGTGATTAAATGGGACGGGGAATGGTTTATTACCTATGAGGTGTTCCGTGATCTTGGAGGTGCATTTGCTGTTGTGATTTTACTGATTTATGTTTTGGTTTTGGGTTGGTTTAAAAGTTATACAGTTCCTCTTATCATCATGGCACCCATTCCTATTTCACTTATTGGAATTTTGCCTGGCCATTTTGTGATGGGAGCTTACTTCACCGCCACATCCATGATTGGGTTTATTGCAGGAGCTGGGATCATAGTGCGAAACTCGATTATCCTAGTCGATTTTATCGAAGGGGAAATTAGGAAGGGTGTTCCACTGAAAGAAGCAGTAGTTCATGCGGGGGTAGTTCGATTTCGACCTATGTTACTCACAGCCTCTGCGGTTGTGGTAGGATCCTTTGTGATGTTATTCGATCCAATTTTTCAGGGGCTTGCCATCTCACTGATGTTTGGTGAAATTGCCGCAACAATTCTTAGCCGGTTTGCCGTTCCCGTTTTATACTACTGGTTTATCGGAAAATCAAGACAGGGTGTGATCAAACATGGATAA
- a CDS encoding TolC family protein, with the protein MKSIISILLLVGPMALFAEGVGFDNLWKRIEENSSARKSKYLEWKAGEIAKDRSDKHWLPRVYTDLRTFQTNDPTLNFMGKLSQRSATDSDFSTASTRYRPGNFLDSNNQPYSTLNSDTMNLFAKDTLNYPGSHTYSRGTLGMDLPLYEGGSGKTLAAMNEKRSVGLKFEWLAVRDREFAQSGFYYRAIQTLNEYKRRLEQIRKIESKFQSNYSLGNKGNPVGYAGYLALKSIKNQIAVLEKQSDLQISDYKETLYVLSDLPPSDIEIIESDLNVFLDTHFKRPIGYERSNQMNAQIKYAEGEKLKSEMEMAKFLPKVGAYSEAYGYQGSRNTANAYQAGVYLQMNLYNPKDMGVVEESKLNAEAALKKIEEKTKEEEAHVKSLFQKETSLKESLELVKETVKYQDEQILNMQRLFQSGAINAIQFAETLNKSLDLSRVLMETEIALLQVRTETSLFSNKEESNESIGRN; encoded by the coding sequence ATGAAATCCATCATTAGCATTCTGCTTTTGGTCGGTCCGATGGCTCTCTTTGCGGAGGGCGTCGGATTTGATAACTTGTGGAAACGAATTGAAGAAAATTCCTCAGCAAGAAAATCCAAATATTTAGAATGGAAAGCTGGCGAAATTGCAAAAGACAGGTCCGACAAACACTGGTTACCTAGAGTTTACACAGACTTACGTACCTTCCAAACAAATGACCCCACTCTCAACTTTATGGGAAAACTAAGCCAAAGAAGTGCTACCGACTCTGATTTTTCTACAGCATCGACAAGATACAGACCAGGAAACTTTTTAGATTCGAATAACCAACCTTATTCTACGTTGAACTCAGATACAATGAATCTATTTGCCAAAGATACACTCAACTATCCAGGAAGTCATACCTATTCTCGTGGAACCCTCGGTATGGATTTGCCACTCTATGAAGGTGGCTCTGGAAAGACACTTGCGGCAATGAATGAAAAAAGATCTGTGGGTCTTAAGTTTGAATGGCTCGCTGTTCGCGATAGAGAATTTGCACAATCAGGATTTTATTACAGGGCCATCCAAACATTAAACGAATACAAACGTAGGTTGGAACAGATTAGAAAAATTGAGTCTAAATTTCAATCCAACTACTCCCTTGGGAACAAAGGAAATCCAGTTGGGTATGCAGGTTATTTGGCATTAAAATCTATAAAAAATCAAATTGCAGTCCTTGAAAAACAATCAGATTTGCAAATCAGTGATTACAAAGAAACCTTATATGTTCTATCAGACCTTCCTCCTTCTGATATAGAGATTATCGAATCGGATTTGAATGTCTTTTTGGATACTCATTTCAAACGCCCCATTGGATATGAAAGATCCAATCAAATGAATGCCCAAATCAAATATGCCGAAGGGGAAAAACTCAAAAGCGAAATGGAAATGGCTAAGTTTTTACCAAAGGTCGGTGCGTATTCGGAAGCTTACGGGTATCAGGGAAGTCGTAATACAGCTAACGCCTACCAGGCGGGAGTATATTTACAAATGAATCTTTATAATCCCAAAGATATGGGAGTTGTGGAAGAATCAAAACTCAATGCGGAAGCAGCCTTAAAAAAAATAGAAGAGAAAACAAAAGAAGAAGAAGCTCATGTAAAATCTCTTTTCCAAAAAGAAACCTCTCTTAAGGAAAGTCTTGAGCTGGTAAAGGAAACAGTCAAATACCAAGACGAACAGATTTTGAATATGCAGAGATTGTTTCAAAGTGGTGCGATCAATGCTATCCAATTTGCAGAAACACTCAATAAATCTTTAGACCTCTCTCGTGTTTTGATGGAAACGGAGATCGCTCTTTTACAAGTCAGAACTGAAACATCATTATTTTCAAATAAGGAAGAATCAAATGAATCCATTGGAAGAAATTAG
- a CDS encoding YgaP-like transmembrane domain, which produces MFLASTKTWYLERVVYFVAGLFSLVGVSLGFFVSPWGYLLNLLVGVNLVVFSTIGFCPMAILLNKLGFQPKVKD; this is translated from the coding sequence ATGTTTTTAGCTTCAACAAAAACTTGGTATTTGGAACGAGTGGTTTATTTCGTCGCTGGACTATTTAGTTTGGTGGGAGTTTCGCTCGGATTCTTTGTCTCACCTTGGGGGTATCTTTTGAACCTGCTTGTGGGTGTGAACTTGGTTGTTTTTTCTACCATAGGTTTTTGTCCGATGGCAATTCTTTTGAACAAACTTGGTTTTCAACCTAAGGTTAAGGATTAA
- a CDS encoding metal-sensitive transcriptional regulator has protein sequence MSLSENQTKLIHRINRIQGQLEAIKNTITTEEKDCEKAILLLKAAHQAMKKFGEAYIHEYMDTCFKEKKSTQSIETDVKKAITAAFSL, from the coding sequence ATGAGCCTTTCGGAAAACCAAACCAAACTGATCCACCGTATCAATCGAATCCAGGGGCAGCTGGAAGCAATCAAGAATACGATCACAACCGAAGAAAAAGACTGCGAAAAAGCAATCCTACTCTTAAAAGCTGCCCACCAAGCTATGAAAAAATTTGGAGAGGCATACATTCACGAATATATGGACACATGTTTTAAAGAAAAAAAATCCACCCAAAGCATCGAAACTGACGTAAAAAAAGCCATTACTGCTGCCTTCTCTCTTTAA
- a CDS encoding SAM-dependent methyltransferase, translating into MTPFPFSKSPVSVLPQSPPYYVSNFGYWDGETSYQTAGLRFVSEFAKECQLFPQAKILEVGSGLGGSLVYWKEKFHPKLLSAINLPGEQSDFAEQLFVSTQVTVQPFLKGSWEIMESLPNVKYDYVFSLDAAYHFQNLPAFYRESYRVLRPGGRFVFTQFQVSDKKFKNYWWLYLPFLIPKGNLKQTEETIADLETIGFKLVQNLDWTKPVLQGFTNDSKNLPSSLRTFAKVLNWFVNRLGLTYHYYVFEK; encoded by the coding sequence ATGACCCCCTTCCCCTTTTCTAAATCCCCCGTATCCGTCCTACCCCAATCGCCTCCCTACTATGTTTCCAACTTTGGCTATTGGGATGGAGAAACCTCGTATCAAACTGCGGGACTTCGGTTTGTCTCTGAGTTTGCCAAGGAATGCCAACTGTTTCCCCAGGCAAAGATTTTGGAGGTAGGGTCTGGGCTCGGAGGAAGTTTGGTTTATTGGAAAGAGAAGTTTCATCCAAAACTTCTTTCGGCAATCAATCTTCCTGGCGAACAATCAGATTTCGCAGAACAGTTGTTTGTTTCCACTCAAGTCACGGTCCAACCCTTTTTAAAAGGAAGTTGGGAAATAATGGAATCGTTACCGAATGTAAAGTATGATTATGTATTCTCTTTAGATGCTGCTTATCACTTCCAAAACCTTCCTGCCTTTTATCGAGAAAGTTACCGCGTTTTAAGACCCGGAGGCAGGTTTGTATTTACTCAATTCCAAGTTAGCGATAAAAAGTTTAAAAACTATTGGTGGCTTTATCTGCCCTTCCTCATTCCGAAAGGAAATCTAAAACAAACCGAAGAGACTATTGCCGATTTAGAAACCATTGGTTTCAAATTAGTTCAAAATCTAGATTGGACAAAACCTGTCCTCCAAGGGTTTACCAATGATTCCAAAAACTTACCATCTTCCTTAAGAACATTCGCCAAGGTTTTAAATTGGTTTGTGAATCGGTTGGGACTTACTTACCATTATTACGTTTTTGAAAAGTAA
- a CDS encoding FAD-dependent oxidoreductase, which translates to MIAIVGSGITGLTAAWVLKKFKDVTLFEKYPEIGMAAFGAKQIVNGVEVEFDIPFRTIKRDYYPTLFQIYDKAGIQTRAVDYSFRVESNEEAIFGFRSHQLFGIPFGVPTMDSFVSSKGRRIFSDLLKFYANAKEDWKRENPSISILDFLIKYGYSREFIYDFLLPTFALVNTCKTETVGAYPAETIIGYHSRGYSYTPQETASFGTRDIVNRLTTGLDNLQLNAGIQKIYKKAGKTIIQFANQEKEFEHVILSTQANQAKDLLGEGFDLEKEILNEFRYESSDVVLHTDESYFSNPSVSLVFKIRNTYDKPEVTLDLGRIIPELKGKKIFQTWNPHKLPKESDTLKLAKFERPVMDERTAKAIGRIATLHSNPECNLWLCGSYSLYGIPLLEAGAKSGLLVASKLTNQSIDDLIQH; encoded by the coding sequence GTGATCGCAATTGTCGGCTCTGGAATTACTGGACTTACCGCAGCATGGGTTTTAAAGAAATTTAAAGATGTAACTTTATTTGAAAAATACCCGGAGATAGGGATGGCTGCCTTTGGCGCCAAACAAATAGTAAATGGGGTAGAAGTGGAATTTGATATTCCATTTAGAACTATCAAACGTGACTACTATCCCACTCTTTTTCAGATTTATGATAAGGCTGGGATCCAAACAAGGGCCGTTGATTATTCTTTTCGAGTAGAATCGAATGAAGAGGCAATTTTTGGATTTCGTTCCCACCAATTGTTTGGAATTCCTTTTGGTGTTCCCACGATGGATTCTTTTGTATCGTCGAAAGGTCGGAGGATTTTTTCCGACTTATTAAAGTTTTATGCCAATGCAAAAGAAGATTGGAAACGAGAGAACCCCTCCATTTCTATTTTAGATTTTCTTATAAAGTATGGATACTCCAGGGAATTTATTTATGATTTTCTGCTCCCAACCTTTGCCCTCGTAAACACTTGTAAGACGGAGACTGTGGGGGCTTATCCTGCAGAAACCATCATCGGATACCATTCCAGAGGTTATTCCTATACTCCGCAAGAAACAGCTAGTTTTGGAACAAGAGATATCGTGAATCGTCTTACTACTGGTTTAGATAATTTACAATTGAATGCTGGGATCCAAAAGATTTATAAAAAAGCCGGTAAAACCATCATTCAATTTGCAAACCAAGAAAAAGAGTTTGAACATGTAATCCTTTCGACACAAGCAAATCAAGCAAAAGATTTGTTAGGTGAAGGATTCGATTTAGAAAAAGAAATTCTAAATGAGTTCCGTTACGAATCAAGTGACGTGGTCTTACATACGGATGAATCCTATTTTTCGAATCCATCGGTTTCGTTAGTTTTTAAAATTAGAAATACTTATGACAAACCAGAAGTGACTTTGGACTTGGGTAGAATCATCCCAGAGCTAAAAGGTAAAAAAATCTTTCAAACATGGAATCCTCACAAACTTCCCAAAGAAAGTGACACCTTAAAATTGGCAAAGTTTGAAAGACCTGTGATGGATGAAAGAACCGCCAAAGCTATTGGGAGAATTGCAACATTACACTCTAACCCCGAATGTAATCTTTGGTTATGCGGTTCCTACTCTTTATATGGGATTCCTCTTTTGGAAGCAGGCGCAAAGTCAGGACTCCTAGTTGCCTCAAAGTTAACCAATCAGAGTATTGATGATTTGATTCAACATTAA
- a CDS encoding succinate CoA transferase, with protein sequence MAVTNSLIEQKIKTAEEVAALLPRHVTLGCSGFTPAGYPKLIPVAFAKRIEDEKKLGKEFSINLYAGASTGEELDGALAKTGALKLRIPYQSNSHLRNLINQGETDFIDMHLSHVVKYIEHGILPKIDAAIVEAIDVTTDGKIYLSTSSGMSATYIQNADSVYTELTDTHPLELKGYHDIYLPNHHEKGLPINILTPGDRIGLPYIQVPPDKIKGIVRSNRPDAATVFKTPDEDCQNIAAHVLSFIQHEIKMGRIPKEYLPFQNGVGNIANAVLASMAKDPNFHSIQMYTEVVQDSVFDLIDAGKLEIASTSALTFSEKGLKRFHENISEWKSKFVIRPQEISNHPEVIRRMGLIAMNTAIEVDIYGNVNSTHVMGTSMMNGIGGSGDFTRNSHLCIFMTPSLAKEGNISAVVPMVSHTDHNEHSTMIFVTEQGLADLRGCPPKKRAELIINNCAHPIYRDKLREYYENALRVSKGKHTPHDLEKALSWHVQFLKTGSMK encoded by the coding sequence ATGGCCGTTACCAACTCATTAATTGAACAAAAAATTAAAACAGCAGAAGAAGTGGCAGCATTATTGCCTAGACATGTGACTCTAGGATGTTCTGGATTTACACCTGCTGGCTACCCAAAACTCATTCCTGTTGCATTTGCCAAACGAATCGAAGATGAAAAAAAGTTGGGAAAAGAATTCTCAATCAATCTGTATGCCGGCGCCTCTACAGGCGAAGAATTGGATGGAGCTTTGGCAAAAACGGGCGCTCTTAAACTAAGAATTCCGTACCAATCAAACTCCCACCTTCGTAACCTGATCAACCAAGGAGAAACGGATTTCATCGATATGCATTTATCGCATGTTGTGAAATACATCGAACACGGAATATTACCAAAAATTGATGCTGCCATTGTGGAAGCCATTGACGTTACCACCGATGGTAAAATCTATCTTTCCACTTCTTCTGGAATGAGTGCCACTTACATTCAAAATGCGGATTCCGTCTATACTGAGTTAACCGATACCCATCCTTTGGAGTTAAAAGGCTATCACGACATTTATCTTCCGAATCATCATGAAAAGGGACTACCGATCAATATTCTCACGCCAGGCGACAGAATAGGCCTTCCTTATATCCAAGTTCCTCCTGATAAAATCAAAGGAATCGTGCGTTCGAATAGACCTGATGCAGCCACTGTTTTCAAAACTCCTGATGAAGACTGCCAAAACATTGCAGCCCATGTATTGTCTTTTATCCAACATGAAATCAAAATGGGCAGGATTCCAAAAGAGTACCTCCCGTTTCAAAATGGAGTTGGGAATATTGCTAATGCCGTGCTTGCGAGTATGGCCAAAGATCCAAACTTCCATTCCATTCAAATGTATACCGAAGTGGTCCAAGACTCTGTATTTGATTTGATTGACGCCGGAAAACTAGAGATTGCATCTACATCCGCTTTAACATTTTCTGAAAAGGGACTGAAACGTTTTCATGAGAACATTAGCGAATGGAAATCGAAGTTTGTCATTCGTCCACAAGAGATTTCAAACCATCCAGAAGTCATCAGGCGTATGGGACTTATTGCTATGAATACCGCTATCGAAGTGGATATTTATGGAAACGTAAATTCTACACATGTGATGGGAACTTCCATGATGAATGGAATCGGTGGTTCGGGTGACTTTACAAGGAACTCTCATTTGTGTATTTTTATGACTCCTTCTCTTGCAAAAGAAGGGAATATTTCTGCAGTGGTTCCAATGGTATCTCATACAGATCATAATGAACATTCCACAATGATTTTTGTTACCGAACAAGGGTTAGCTGATCTAAGGGGATGTCCTCCAAAAAAACGAGCTGAACTCATCATTAACAATTGTGCTCATCCTATTTATCGAGACAAACTCCGGGAATACTATGAAAATGCTCTTCGTGTTTCCAAGGGAAAACATACTCCCCATGATTTAGAAAAAGCACTTTCTTGGCATGTCCAGTTCTTAAAAACCGGAAGTATGAAGTGA
- a CDS encoding zinc ribbon domain-containing protein, with amino-acid sequence MDFLLYLYCLLFGIILIAPFVLFYYRFRLDESPFGKEEGAYLKPITEKKSNLLDSLKDIRSDFDSGKLTEEEFQTQSLPYIEALDSVEAELKEKKANIAILPSPKINENWTCANCGSFVAVPNAKFCPNCGTGRLA; translated from the coding sequence ATGGATTTTCTCTTATATCTGTATTGCCTGCTCTTTGGAATCATTCTGATCGCTCCTTTTGTCTTATTTTATTACCGATTTCGACTGGATGAATCCCCTTTTGGAAAGGAAGAAGGCGCTTACCTTAAACCCATTACTGAAAAGAAAAGTAACCTCCTCGATTCACTCAAAGACATCCGATCTGATTTTGATTCAGGAAAATTAACAGAAGAAGAATTCCAAACCCAATCTCTTCCTTACATAGAAGCTTTGGATTCCGTTGAAGCAGAACTAAAAGAAAAGAAAGCCAACATTGCGATTCTTCCTTCTCCAAAAATTAACGAAAACTGGACCTGTGCCAACTGTGGTTCGTTTGTTGCTGTTCCTAATGCAAAGTTCTGCCCCAATTGTGGAACAGGTCGCCTAGCTTAA